GACGCAGAAGAGCCAAATGCGCATCTTTTTTTTGATATTGACTATAGTGAACATATAGATGTAGATGTAAAAATACCAAAAGTTGATAATGCAAAGTGCACTCACTGTGGTGATTGCGCAAAAGCGTGTCAGTTTAGTGCTATTGTTGTATCAAGCAAATCAACGCTTGTGTTTGCACATTTGTGCCATGCGTGCGGTGCATGTTTGCTTGCATGCAAGTATAATGCTTTGGAAGAAATACCAAAAAATATAGGAAAAATTTCTTTGGGTAGTGCAAATGGCATTGATTTTGTAAAAAGCCAGATGAATATAGGAGAGCCATCTGCTGTTAGAATTATAAGACAGGCAAAAAAATATACAAATAAAAATAAAATCAACATTTTAGATTGTCCGCCAGGTGTATCTTGTCCTACAGTTGAATCAATACAGATGGCAGATTTTTGCGTACTTGTAACAGAACCTACACCGTTTGGTTTGCATGATTTAAAGCTTGCAGTGGATCTTACAAGACAATTTGGTTTAAAAATAGGTATTGTAATAAACAGATACGATAATAAATTGATTGAACTTGAGTCATATTTGGAAGAAAATAACATACCATTGTTGTTAAAGATACCTTACGATATAAAAATTGCTCAAAGTTACTCAAAAGGTAAGTTGTTTTCAAAAGAAATTCCTCAATACGAGAATATGTTTGTTGAATTATACAATAAAATTTTGGAGATAGTGCAGTGATTGTAAAACAGCTTGCTATTGTAAGCGGAAAAGGTGGCACAGGCAAGACAACACTTAGTGCTTCTTTTGCACATCTGGCAAAAAATGCTTTGATGGTGGATTGTGATGTAGATGCACCAAATCTACATATTATACTAAAGCCTGAAGTTAATAAAACATTTGAGTATTTTGGTTCACAAAAGGCATTTATTGATTTTGATAAATGTATAAATTGTGGTATCTGCGCCTCAGTTTGTCGATTTGAAGCAATAGATTTTGAGCAAAATCAATACAGGGTTAAAGAGTATGCTTGCGAGGGCTGCAATGCATGCGTGATTGCCTGTCCAGTTAATGCTATAAGTTTGAAAAAAACTTTAAATGGCAAGTATTTTGAGTCTACCTGCGAGACAGGTTATATGGCACATGCGCTGTTGAACCCAGGTGAAGAAACCTCAGGTGGTTTAATATCTGAAGTAAGAAAGCTATCTTTAGAAATTGCCTATTCAAAAAAGATAGAATTAATTATTATTGATGGAGCTCCAGGTATTGGCTGTCCTGCTACATCATCAATTGTGGGTGCAAAATATGTAATAGTTGTAAGTGAGCCTACAAAAAGCGGCCTTCATGATTTGGTGCGCATTGTGGAAACAATAAAGCATTTTAAAATACCACATGGAATTGTGATTAACAAGTTTGATATAAACGACGAGCAAACAAAAGAGATTGAAAAATACGCTCAGGAAGAAAATTTAGAAATAATTGGCAAAATTCCTTTTGATAAAACTGTTGTAGAGGCTACAAAACAAGCAAAGCCAATTATTGAATATGATTGCAAAAGCGCATTTGCTGTAAAAGACATCTTTGAAAAAACAATCCAGAAGCTAAATTTATCGCCCCAAAGCTAAAAGCCTTGAGGCGATTTGTATATATTGTTAGGAGAGGAGCTCTTCTACTGTCACATAGTCACCAACGCGACCTGTCATTTTTTCTTCGTCTGTATTGACAGGCAAAGTTTTCTTGCCAGGTCTCCAATTGGCTGGGCAAACTTCGCCTGTCTTATATGAATGCTGATGGGCCTGGATTTGTCTTATGAACTCATTTACGTTTCTACCTACAGGTGGTGCTTGAACTTCTTCTGCTACAATTACACCATCTGGGTTAATTAAGAATCTGCCGCGTAAAGCAATACCGGCGCCTTCTATCATGACATTAAATTTTCTTGAAACCTCACCAGTTGGATCTGCGCCAATAGTTAATTTCAAGCCTTTTAGTAGTGGCTCTGTTTCTACAAAGCGTTTGTGTGAAAATTTTGTATCTGTTGAAATTGCAAGTATCTCGCAGCCAAGCTCGTCATGCAATACATCGTACTTTGCATTCATTGCAGCAAGTTCTGTTGGACAAACAAATGTAAAATCTGCTGGGTAAAAGCAAACAATTGTCCACTTGCCTGCGTAATCTGCGCTTGAAACCTTTTTGTAATGACCACTTTGTGCATCGTATGCATCCATTTTAAACTCTGGCATTTTTTGAAGAACTAAACTCATCGTACACCTCCAAATCAATTTTGATAAATATTATCAAAAAATAAAAATTTGTCAAGGAAAAAAATTATTATTTGCAATTTTTTAAAAAAGTATTATATTTGCTTTTATGGAAGTAATTGATTATGCGTATTTAGAAAGTATACTAAACAAAAAAAATTTAAAAGTAACGCCACAAAGATTGCATATATTATCTCTTATCAGACAGTTTGGTCACATGGATATAGATGAATTGTATTTACAGATTAAGAAAAACTACCCCTACATGTCACTTGCAACAATTTACAAAAATATTTCGGTAATGGTAGAAAATGGCATATTAAATGAGATAAAAATTGCTCAGCAAAAAACAAAATATGAGTTATTGGCCGACTTTCATGCACATTTTATCTGCACAAACTGCAAAAAAATAGAAGATCTAGATATAGATATCAGTTGTATTCTAAAAGATTTTGATCAAGCAAACGTGCAAAGCGTCCAATTACAGATTTATGGCATTTGCAAAACTTGCCAGAAAAAAAGAATTTAATCTAAAAAAACTACATCAATGGATTTTACATCCCATCTGTACTCAAATTTCTCGACAATTTCTTCTTTTATTGCATTTGCAAATTGATTTGTATCTTTAAGATTTAAATATATCGTAAGTTTGCCATCTACAAAATCTATTTTTGAAAGTAGTTTTGATCCTACTAAGTCTCTGCCTGTATTTGGATCAATAACACCCCTTAGGCGTTCTTTTATCAATGCTTCATCAGTTGGTTTATCTTTGGGTACAAGGCCGTTTTTTTCTTCATAGTTTTCAATTGCTCGCTTAAGAGACTGTATGGCTAAAATAGAGCAGTGTACTTTAACAGCTGGCAAACCTCCAAGCTCATCTACTATTTGAGAATATTTTAAGTTTTTTGCCTCTTCAATTGTTTTGCCTTTCGCAATTTCAGTAATAATAGACGCTGTTGCAATGTTTGAAGCACATCCAAAAGATTTAAATTTTATATCTTCAATAACATGCGTATCTTTATTTACTTTTAATTGTAACTGAACCATATCACCGCAAGCAGGAGAACCTTCTGTTGCTTGAGCATCAGGGTTTTCGATTTCACCTAAGTTTTTTGGATTTAGAAATAAATCCATAACTTTTTTTGAGTATGGTACGCTTGGCATTTAATCCTCCTTGTATAGTGGGCTTAAATTTCTTAAAAAAGCTACATCTTCTTTTAAATACTCTATTGTCTGGTCTATTTCTTTTAATGTGTTAAATTTACCAAACGAAAATCTGATAGAACCATGAGCTAACTCATGTGTCAAACCGCATGCAAGAAGTACGTGTGAGGCTTCAAGTGATTTAGAAAAACAAGCACTACCCGTTATTACACTTACGCCCCTTAAGTTTAGCCTTAAAGTCAAAGATTCACCTTCAATAAATAAAAAAGTTACATTTACTATTCCTGGATGAGACATTTTGGGACTATTTATTCTAATGTGCGGTATTTGGTTTATTTTTTCTAGAAAGTAATCTTTTAAGTTTTTAATATAATCGTATATTTTTTTGTCAAATATCTCTATAGCTTTTTGCATGCCAACAATTGCGGGTATATTTTGAGTGCCAGCTCTTAAGTTATATTCCTGATAACCACCGGTAATAAGTGGTTCAAGCTCAATAGAATTTTTTGCAATTAAAGCTGATGCTCCTTTTGGACCATAGTATGTATCTGAACCTATAGTTAAAAGATCAATATTGTATTTTGATAGATCAATATCAAAAAAAGGAAAAGAAAAAGTTGCATCACAGTGATACAGGCAATTTTTCTGCTTACAAATTTCACCAATGCTGATTAAATCCTGAAGTGTACCTATTTCTTGATTTACATGTTGGATACTGACTAAGATTGTATTATCGTCAATTAGATTATTTAATTCATTAAGATTAACCACTCCTTCGTTGTTGACACCTGCATACCTTATCTCAAAGCCTTTTTTTTGCAAAAACCTACATGTATTTATAATTGATAAATCTTCAATTTTGCTAACAACAATATTGCCCTTTTTTTTGCTAAAAGCGATTCCTTTTAGTGCTAGATTATTTGATTCTGTAGGATTGGATGTAAAAATACACCTGTAATCTTTGGCGCTTAGTTTATCCAATATAAATGCTCTTGCACTCTCAAGTGCTTCTTGGGCAATTAAACCGTCTTCATGACTGAATATTGATGATGCTATGGCATAGTTTTGTGTAAAAAAAGGTATCATTGCATTTAATACTTCATCATCTACTTTAGTTGTTGCTGCATTATCAAAATAAATTCTGTTCATTTTTCCCCCTTGCTATTAATTAGAGCTTCTTTAAAAGCTTCAACTGCACTATTTGCGCACTCAAGGCGTTCTTTTGGGATACCTACTAAATTAGAATTTAAAAAGTTTTCATCTATGCTTAAGGCATTTTCTATTGTCTTATTTTTAAATGTTTTGGCTAGAAAACTTGCAACTGCAATAGCAACAGGGCAGGCTTTAACTTTATAATCAATAGCGACAATTATACCTTGTTTAGTTTTAACATAAAATATGATTTTTGCGTTGAATTCAATATTTTCTTTAATGCCTATGCCATCTGGATCAAGTACAGTATCTTTAATAGGGTAAAAAAAATGGCTTTCAAAGCTTTCCATACAACCTCCTATTTAGATACTATAATACTAACTTTTAAAAAGTCAATATATCTTGATAAGTTTTGTCAAGTTAAACCAAAGCGCCAACTTATTTAGGCGCTTTGGTGGTATTTGTAAATACAGTTGATTGGGTTTGATTTTTGTAGACGTAATACGAGATAGCAACAGAATTAATCATAAACAAAAAGGCTAAAACCCATGTAACTTTTGCAAAAAACGACATTGCGCCTGTTGCTCCAAAAAGTGTATCAGAAGCCCCAGCGCCAAAGGATACGCCCATATTTGCACCTTTTCCTTTTTGAAGCAAAATAAGAACAATTAATAAAATAGACAATATACCCTGCAGTATCATAAGGACAGTAAGCATCAACTAACTCCTTTTTCTTTTTCAAAATTTAAAACAATTTCATAAAATTTTTGCGCATCTAAACTTGCACCGCCTACCAAAAAACCATCAACATTTTGTATTTTTGAAAGCTCCCCTGCATTTTGAGCGTTTACGCTGCCACCATAGAGTACTTTTGTGTCTATAAATTTCTTTATAAACTCATGTACCTCAAAAATTTGCTCAGAGTTTGCAACTTTTCCGCTTCCTATTGCCCATATGGGCTCATATGCGATTATAACAGTTTCTTTTATGTCTAGCAAATCTTTGGCAAGCTGATTTTCTATGATTGTAAAAGTTTCGTTGTTTTGTCTTTGAGATAAGCTTTCACCCACGCATAAAATTGGAGTTATGTTGTTTTTAATAGCGCTTTTTATTTTTTTATTAATCATACTGTCATCTTCACCAAACAATTGTCTGCGCTCACTATGTCCAACAATGGCAATCTGGCAGCCTACAGATTTTAGCATCATTGCAGAGATTTCACCAGTATAGGCACCTTCGTCTTCAAAGTATAAATTTTGTGCTCCAAGCTGTATGTTTGAATTTTTAAAACACTCAGATAGGTCTTTTAGGTAGACAAAAGGTGCACAAACGGCAATTTCTGCTTTGGCGCCTGATAATTTTGATTTTATGGCGCAGCCTACCTCTAAAGCCTTTTTGTAGTCAAAATGCATTTTCCAGTTAGCTACTATCATCTAGGCCTCCAGTGCTTCGATACCTGGCAACTTTTTGCCTTCAAGCAGCTCCAAACTTGCACCACCCCCTGTAGAGATATATGTAATATTGTCTGTTTCGTGTGCACGAGCTATTGCATCTGCTGTATCACCACCTCCTGCTACACTTAATGCATAGCTTGAGCCTACGATGCGCGCCATTTCTCTTGTGCCACGAGAAAACCTGTCGATTTCATATACACCCATAGGACCATTCCATACAATAGATCCGCAATCGTGCATTACTTCTTCAAACATCTTGCATGAAGCAGGACCTATATCAAGCCCCATATAGCCATCTGGTATTTCCTGATAGGGTACGATTTTTGTTACAGCTTTTTCGTCCATTTTTTCTGAGACTACAAAATCTACAGGAAAGTACATTTTAATTTTTTTATTCTGAGCTTTTTGATATATATCCTTTGCTGTTTCTAAATAGTCATTTTCTACCAGAGAATTACCAACCGGTAGGCCTAATGCTTTATAAAAAGTAAACACCATAGCTCCGCCAATTATAATTTTGTCAACTTTGTCAATAAGATTATATACAGCTGATATTTTTGAAGATACCTTAGCTCCGCCAAGCACAGCAATTAAGGGCCTTACCGGGTTATCCAAAATACGACTGAAGTATGTAATTTCTTTTTTAAGTAAAAAGCCTGCAGCTTTAATCTCACAAATTTTTGGAAGTGTGTATACAGATGTATGTTTTCTGTGGCTTACACCAAATGCATCATTAATGTACACATCAAATAACTCTTTTAGTTTTTTTGCAAATTCTATATCATCTTGTTCTTCGCCTGGCTGAAATCGCAAGTTTTCAAGCAATAAACAATCCCCATAATCCATAGAATCTATAGCTTTTTTGACTTCATCACCAACGCAGGAATCTATAAATTTTACTTCTTTATTCAATAGTCTAGAAAGCCTCTTTGCTACATTTGCAAGAGAGTATTTTGGGTCTTTTTTGCCTTTTGGTCTTCCCATGTGAGAAGCCAATATTACTTTTGCTTTTGCATCTATGCAGTAATTTATGGTAGGCAGTGTTTCTCTTATGCGCTTATCATCCATTATGTTTCCTTCATCATCGATTGGCACATTGAAGTCGCACCTGACAAAAACTCTTTTATTTGTAAGGTTAAGCTCATTTATAAAAATCATAAATTTACCCCTTTAGATCATTTTTAACATAACATCTTTTAATCTTGAAGAGTAGCCAAACTCATTGTCATACCAGGCAAAAACTTTTACCATATCATCTATAATATGTGTCATTGTCCCGTCAAATATTGACGAGTGTGGGTTTCCATTTAAATCATGAGACACAAGGGGCTCTTCTGTATATTCCAATATGTTTTTTAACTTAGTCTGGCTGGCTTTTTTAAAAGCTTCATTTACCTGCTCGATTGTAGGGATATTTTTTACATTGCATACAAAGTCAATCAAAGATACATTAGAAGTAGGTACACGTATTGATATACCGTCAAGTTTGCCGTTTAGTTCTGGGATTACTACGCCGATTGCTCTTGTGGCTCCTGTGGTGGTTGGGATCATATTCATTGCAGCAGCGCGCGCTCGCCTTAGATCCTTGTGAGGCAAATCAAGTATTCTTTGATCGTTTGTATATGAGTGAACTGTTGTCATAAAGCCTTTTGTTACTGTAAAATTATCATGAAGCACTCTTATTACTGGACCAATGCAGTTTGTTGTGCAGGAGGCGTTTGATATAATCTGGTTATTTTTAAAATCAAAGTTGTCGCTATTTACACCAAGTACCACTGTGGGAATGGTTTTATCTTTTGGAGGCGCACTTAACAATACTTTTTTTGCACCTGCCTGAAGATGCTTTTGGGCTAATTCTTTTGTTAAAAAAATTCCTGTTGACTCAAGTACTACATCAATATCAAGCTCGCCCCAGGGTAGCTCAGCCGGGTCTTTTTTTGCAAATATTTTTATTTTTTTGCCATCAACTATAATGTTTTCATCATCATAAGAAACTGTTTTTTGAAAAATACCATGGTTTGTATCATATTTTAATAGGTGTGCAAGCGTTTTTGT
This portion of the Desulfurella sp. genome encodes:
- a CDS encoding iron-sulfur cluster assembly scaffold protein; protein product: MESFESHFFYPIKDTVLDPDGIGIKENIEFNAKIIFYVKTKQGIIVAIDYKVKACPVAIAVASFLAKTFKNKTIENALSIDENFLNSNLVGIPKERLECANSAVEAFKEALINSKGEK
- the gap gene encoding type I glyceraldehyde-3-phosphate dehydrogenase; the protein is MRVAINGFGRIGRIFFRIASDYKEIEIVAINDLTDTKTLAHLLKYDTNHGIFQKTVSYDDENIIVDGKKIKIFAKKDPAELPWGELDIDVVLESTGIFLTKELAQKHLQAGAKKVLLSAPPKDKTIPTVVLGVNSDNFDFKNNQIISNASCTTNCIGPVIRVLHDNFTVTKGFMTTVHSYTNDQRILDLPHKDLRRARAAAMNMIPTTTGATRAIGVVIPELNGKLDGISIRVPTSNVSLIDFVCNVKNIPTIEQVNEAFKKASQTKLKNILEYTEEPLVSHDLNGNPHSSIFDGTMTHIIDDMVKVFAWYDNEFGYSSRLKDVMLKMI
- a CDS encoding cysteine desulfurase family protein, translated to MNRIYFDNAATTKVDDEVLNAMIPFFTQNYAIASSIFSHEDGLIAQEALESARAFILDKLSAKDYRCIFTSNPTESNNLALKGIAFSKKKGNIVVSKIEDLSIINTCRFLQKKGFEIRYAGVNNEGVVNLNELNNLIDDNTILVSIQHVNQEIGTLQDLISIGEICKQKNCLYHCDATFSFPFFDIDLSKYNIDLLTIGSDTYYGPKGASALIAKNSIELEPLITGGYQEYNLRAGTQNIPAIVGMQKAIEIFDKKIYDYIKNLKDYFLEKINQIPHIRINSPKMSHPGIVNVTFLFIEGESLTLRLNLRGVSVITGSACFSKSLEASHVLLACGLTHELAHGSIRFSFGKFNTLKEIDQTIEYLKEDVAFLRNLSPLYKED
- a CDS encoding ATP-binding protein → MIVKQLAIVSGKGGTGKTTLSASFAHLAKNALMVDCDVDAPNLHIILKPEVNKTFEYFGSQKAFIDFDKCINCGICASVCRFEAIDFEQNQYRVKEYACEGCNACVIACPVNAISLKKTLNGKYFESTCETGYMAHALLNPGEETSGGLISEVRKLSLEIAYSKKIELIIIDGAPGIGCPATSSIVGAKYVIVVSEPTKSGLHDLVRIVETIKHFKIPHGIVINKFDINDEQTKEIEKYAQEENLEIIGKIPFDKTVVEATKQAKPIIEYDCKSAFAVKDIFEKTIQKLNLSPQS
- a CDS encoding iron-sulfur cluster assembly scaffold protein, giving the protein MPSVPYSKKVMDLFLNPKNLGEIENPDAQATEGSPACGDMVQLQLKVNKDTHVIEDIKFKSFGCASNIATASIITEIAKGKTIEEAKNLKYSQIVDELGGLPAVKVHCSILAIQSLKRAIENYEEKNGLVPKDKPTDEALIKERLRGVIDPNTGRDLVGSKLLSKIDFVDGKLTIYLNLKDTNQFANAIKEEIVEKFEYRWDVKSIDVVFLD
- the tpiA gene encoding triose-phosphate isomerase codes for the protein MIVANWKMHFDYKKALEVGCAIKSKLSGAKAEIAVCAPFVYLKDLSECFKNSNIQLGAQNLYFEDEGAYTGEISAMMLKSVGCQIAIVGHSERRQLFGEDDSMINKKIKSAIKNNITPILCVGESLSQRQNNETFTIIENQLAKDLLDIKETVIIAYEPIWAIGSGKVANSEQIFEVHEFIKKFIDTKVLYGGSVNAQNAGELSKIQNVDGFLVGGASLDAQKFYEIVLNFEKEKGVS
- the secG gene encoding preprotein translocase subunit SecG; this encodes MLTVLMILQGILSILLIVLILLQKGKGANMGVSFGAGASDTLFGATGAMSFFAKVTWVLAFLFMINSVAISYYVYKNQTQSTVFTNTTKAPK
- a CDS encoding peroxiredoxin, yielding MSLVLQKMPEFKMDAYDAQSGHYKKVSSADYAGKWTIVCFYPADFTFVCPTELAAMNAKYDVLHDELGCEILAISTDTKFSHKRFVETEPLLKGLKLTIGADPTGEVSRKFNVMIEGAGIALRGRFLINPDGVIVAEEVQAPPVGRNVNEFIRQIQAHQHSYKTGEVCPANWRPGKKTLPVNTDEEKMTGRVGDYVTVEELLS
- a CDS encoding Fur family transcriptional regulator gives rise to the protein MEVIDYAYLESILNKKNLKVTPQRLHILSLIRQFGHMDIDELYLQIKKNYPYMSLATIYKNISVMVENGILNEIKIAQQKTKYELLADFHAHFICTNCKKIEDLDIDISCILKDFDQANVQSVQLQIYGICKTCQKKRI
- a CDS encoding ATP-binding protein; the protein is MIIAILSGKGGTGKTTVSTNLAYVLDKKGHSVKLIDLDAEEPNAHLFFDIDYSEHIDVDVKIPKVDNAKCTHCGDCAKACQFSAIVVSSKSTLVFAHLCHACGACLLACKYNALEEIPKNIGKISLGSANGIDFVKSQMNIGEPSAVRIIRQAKKYTNKNKINILDCPPGVSCPTVESIQMADFCVLVTEPTPFGLHDLKLAVDLTRQFGLKIGIVINRYDNKLIELESYLEENNIPLLLKIPYDIKIAQSYSKGKLFSKEIPQYENMFVELYNKILEIVQ
- the pgk gene encoding phosphoglycerate kinase gives rise to the protein MIFINELNLTNKRVFVRCDFNVPIDDEGNIMDDKRIRETLPTINYCIDAKAKVILASHMGRPKGKKDPKYSLANVAKRLSRLLNKEVKFIDSCVGDEVKKAIDSMDYGDCLLLENLRFQPGEEQDDIEFAKKLKELFDVYINDAFGVSHRKHTSVYTLPKICEIKAAGFLLKKEITYFSRILDNPVRPLIAVLGGAKVSSKISAVYNLIDKVDKIIIGGAMVFTFYKALGLPVGNSLVENDYLETAKDIYQKAQNKKIKMYFPVDFVVSEKMDEKAVTKIVPYQEIPDGYMGLDIGPASCKMFEEVMHDCGSIVWNGPMGVYEIDRFSRGTREMARIVGSSYALSVAGGGDTADAIARAHETDNITYISTGGGASLELLEGKKLPGIEALEA